The genomic window ACAGGCATTACTCTCTCACCCCCCCTCTCTCGATGAGAaccaggaggaagaggaacaCTAACCAGCATGGCAACGCCCATGATCAAGCTCCCGCCCGTCATGCAGGCCCTCCTCCCAAACCTGTCAATCGCCCACATCTCCACAATCGTCATGGCAATCTTGACGGTCATTTCCGCGGCGCCCGCCATCAGCGCCAGCCTGTACTCCAGGCCGAGGGCCTTGAGCAGCGTGGGCAGGTAGTACTTGATGGCTGTAGCGCCGCACATTTGCGCCATGAACTGCAGGAGGAACGCGCGCCACAGCCGGGCGAACAGACTGGCGTCGCGGAAGAGCGAGAGGGACAGCGAGACGAGCGTCGTGCCAGCCTTGCGCCGGGATTCGACGTCGGCGCTGATGGCGTGCAGTTCGTGCGTGATGGCCTCGGCGGGCATGGCCTCCTCGCGCAGGTAGTGGAGGACTTTGGAGGCGGCGTCCCCATCGCCCTTTTCAAGGAGCCACCGTGGTCTGTTTTGGTTCTGGTGTTAGAACGCCGTCTTCTTGCGAATCAAGGAAGAGCAGGAAGGGAAGAGGGGGCGGCAGACGTTTctgggaggaagaagagcccGGCGAGGAAGGCGGCCGCCGGGACGCACTGGAGGAGGATGGAGTCTCGCCATCCCCAGTACCTGCCTGCGTCGGAGGTCCAGAATGTCATGCCGTATCCGACCCTGCGACGCGTGAGCTTCAGCCGAGACTCGGGATACTAATCAATAAGCAGCGGCGCATACCACAGGCCAGAGGCCAGTCCGGCGATGAACCCGACGTGGTTCATCGTGACGAGCCTGCCTCTCTCCTTGGCGGGCGACACCTCGCTACCGCGGCGTTAGGGACGTCATTCGAGAAAAACAGCGTTGAATCCATGCTCGCACCTCTGATACAGCGGCACCGCGGTGCTCACGACCCCGACGCCCACGCCGCAAATCCATCTCCCGAGAGCCATGATCCCCACGGCCGCACCGCCGTTGGCAGCCGCCATGCACACAGCGCCGAGGCATAAGGCGCAAGTCCCAATAATGGCCGCTCTCCGTCTGCCCAGGTAATCCGCCAGCGGATGTGATAGCAACGTGAAGGATAACAGCGTGCCCAGGTAATAAACGCCCGTTACGAGGCCAATTTGCGCCGGCGCCGGATCGTCAAGGGCCTCTCGCCAGCCCGGGTGGACGAGCACCGAGGAGAGGATGCCAATGTTGTAACCCCATATCgaggcgccgacggcgagatgCAGGCATATGCCGTACAGGCGCTTTGTCCCTCTGGGCAGGGTTGACAGCCGTCTCATCTTGGGGAAGTTGAGTTGAGATTCGCGTGGTTAGGTGAGAACAGGCAGGACGGGGTCGAAGTGAGCTTGCCGTGGTAATTTTTGCAAGCGGTGAGAACACTCGTTGCCGAGATAAACCGTGGGTGCTTCAAGATGCTTCACCATGCCCAGCCGTCTCGACATGTCGTAACCCAGGGTTGACGACGTCTACAGTGCGGGCTTGTGTTCCGCATCACAGAACTACATCCAGCGCTGTGGGTCTCATGCACCTCATCATTCGtagtgtacggagtagaaacGCAAGAACCCACGTGGATGATTGTGAGTCTGTTGGCCATGTCAAACTCCATCCAGAGGCGATATAAGTTATGCAAATATATTGGCCTTCTACAGCTGTCGGCACGGCCCGATTCTCTACAGGGTCCTGTTTTCGCCATCATACATTTAGTTCAACCAATATTCCGCCTCGCATCTACAgctcgtccttcttctcctctcgTAGCGCCGGGTCGTCGCAAGCAGCCGGGGTGCCAACCTCCATCTTGTACACGCACTTTTCCGCTTCGCTGACTCGCCAGAGCTCTTCCTTGTCTGCACATCCAAGCCAAACTTCAGTGCTTCGTCGGGGACCGTTCCAGCACTGCTGTCCGTCCTCGTACTTGAGAACCATGCGCTCGCCCTTGCCCAGACTCTTCCCGTCAAGtctctcctcgtcgtcagCCAGCTGGCGGTCGATGCGGACGAAATTGCCCATGTTGGTATGCCCGTGACCCTTCTTGGATTTCTGCATCGTCTTGTCGAGATAGCAGAGTTCATATTCGTATTCGCCGGCATCGATGCTGACACACTTGCCCTTGATGCCGCGGAAGATGTCAAAAGGCCCGTAGTCCTTCTTGAGGTCCTCCGTCTCGTTGTCGCGATCGCGAACCTTGTCTTCGAGATCTTTCTCCGCTGCTTCAGCCGCCTCACGAGCAGCCTTGACCACCTGTGATTCCGACCCAGAGGCACCACTGTCGGCCAGGATGCCATTCTGAATGAGCCAGAGCCTCACAGCAGTCACTTTGTCGTGCATGAATACACGGAGGAAGCCAGGCAGATAGGCATCGAAAGTATACACTACAGAAAGTTAGTCGAGTGTTGGCGTCGTCAAGTGGCCGCAATGCTACAGTCAAAAACCTCTCGAGAGGCCTCGAAAAAAGCTGGTTTCACTCACAGATATCAGTGTCGGagccctcctcgccgctcTCAAACTCAGCCCAGTTGATGCCGCTGCTCTCGCTATCCTCTTTGAGAATCTCCTCCACATCAGCGTCGATGACCTGTTCATGAACAATGTCGGCTTCCCTGGCAGCGTAGTCCTCCCAAGACTTGACGGCAGACTTGACACCCTCATCATTGAAGTTGGGGTTGTATTCGTCCTTGAACTTGCCGAGAATcgtctccagctcctccactCGAGAGCGAAGATCATTGCGCTGCTCCATCACCTTGTTGAGCGTGTTGCGCAGCTCATTGACCCGGGGTTTGGCCACGCCAATCAGGACACCAAGCTTGCCTCCAGCCCCCTCGCTCTTCACCACTCGGCCCCTATCCTGGagttgggcggcggcgtacTTCTTCTGCAAGTCGGCCTTCTTCACTTCGAGACTCTTGATTTCCGTGTTCAATTGGGCGATTTTGGCTTCAGCTTTCTGGCGAAGCTGCTGCGCCTCGCTCAGCATAGCGTTCTTCTGATTGGCCGC from Metarhizium brunneum chromosome 2, complete sequence includes these protein-coding regions:
- the qa-y_3 gene encoding Quinate permease encodes the protein MRRLSTLPRGTKRLYGICLHLAVGASIWGYNIGILSSVLVHPGWREALDDPAPAQIGLVTGVYYLGTLLSFTLLSHPLADYLGRRRAAIIGTCALCLGAVCMAAANGGAAVGIMALGRWICGVGVGVVSTAVPLYQSEVSPAKERGRLVTMNHVGFIAGLASGLWVGYGMTFWTSDAGRYWGWRDSILLQCVPAAAFLAGLFFLPETPRWLLEKGDGDAASKVLHYLREEAMPAEAITHELHAISADVESRRKAGTTLVSLSLSLFRDASLFARLWRAFLLQFMAQMCGATAIKYYLPTLLKALGLEYRLALMAGAAEMTVKIAMTIVEMWAIDRFGRRACMTGGSLIMGVAMLVNGLLPIMYPGNENKVADIICIAFIFIYAMGYSLGLGPAAWVYSTEIFPTSVRARGLNFAASGGSIGSILVSQIWPVGNAKFGSGIYFFFMVVNFICVPVIWLLYPETKGRELEDMDCLFGKSEERNATLSLGGVAEDVGEDGGDMLSTTATHEEDEPLLP
- the GLU2B gene encoding Glucosidase 2 subunit beta → MNAHVGNTDCDPLTQSVTVFRFASARHRVLVELPPPSSFTISITTSLLTMQHPRSLVLLGAASSLAAVAAGSLPRGVGPEFASHYQGKTEFSCISDASIKLSFDRVNDNTCDCPDGSDEPGTAACAYIDPLSPEQPLPGSGSALAKAQPALPGFWCQNKGHIGSYVPFVYVNDGMCDYDLCCDGSEEFGHVGGVKCENRCVEIGKEYKRLADEKRQKMQRAANQKNAMLSEAQQLRQKAEAKIAQLNTEIKSLEVKKADLQKKYAAAQLQDRGRVVKSEGAGGKLGVLIGVAKPRVNELRNTLNKVMEQRNDLRSRVEELETILGKFKDEYNPNFNDEGVKSAVKSWEDYAAREADIVHEQVIDADVEEILKEDSESSGINWAEFESGEEGSDTDILYTFDAYLPGFLRVFMHDKVTAVRLWLIQNGILADSGASGSESQVVKAAREAAEAAEKDLEDKVRDRDNETEDLKKDYGPFDIFRGIKGKCVSIDAGEYEYELCYLDKTMQKSKKGHGHTNMGNFVRIDRQLADDEERLDGKSLGKGERMVLKYEDGQQCWNGPRRSTEVWLGCADKEELWRVSEAEKCVYKMEVGTPAACDDPALREEKKDEL